Below is a window of Saprospira grandis DNA.
ACGACGGATTTGGGGTGTTCGAACGACGGATTTGGGGTGTTTTTGGTTTTTAACGACGACGGATTTGGGGTGTCGAACGACGAATTTGGGGTTAAAAACGACAAATTTGGGGTGTTTTTGGTCCTTCAAATTGCAGTTTTTTTTTGGCGCTGCGTTGATAATGCCGTTTTTTGTGGATAACTTAGCCCAAAATTGTGGATAACCGCCTCAAACGCCCATTTTCCGTAAATAACGTTAAAATATGGAACGAAAAAACGAAAGACAGGGTTCCTCAACAGTTAGAGAAGCCAACGAGCTGATTGAAGCCAGCTACAGATTTTCGGTCTGGGAGGATCGGATTTTTTTGCTCACCCTCTCGCAGATTCAAGCCGAGGATGACGACTTCAAAATTTACAAAATTTACGTCAAGGATTTGGCCCGAGAATATGGGCTGGCCACCAAAAGCGTCTACGAGAATATTCGGGAGGCCGTCTCTTCCCTGCAGCGCAAAACCATCAGCATCCCTTTTCGCTTTGACGAGGGGCCCGGAAAACTGACCACCAGCTTTTTCACTTCCTTCGGCGAATTGGACCAATCGGATTTTAGCCACATCCTGGTGGAGCTGCACCCCAAGCTCAAGCCCTACCTGCTGCAGCTCAAGGAGCGATTCACCCAGTACAACATCTCCTTCCTGGTCCGCATGCAGAGCCACTACTCCAAGCGGATCTACAAACTCCTCAAACAATACCACCCATTGAGTAAACGCAGAATTAGCATTCAGCAGCTCAAGCAGATTTTGCAAATCGAGCCGGAGGAGTACAGCCGCTACTTCGACTTCAAGCGCAGGGTAATCCTCAAGGCCCAAGAAGACCTGGCCGAGTACACAGACCTGAAGTTTGAGTTTGAGGAGGAGCGAAAGGGCCGAAAGGTGCAGGCCATTTTGTTCACAATTGCTACCAACGAGAAAAACGAAATTGAGAGTAGCCCCGCCCCCAAAAGCAAATCTCCCAAAAAATTGCAAGCAGCCCCCAGCCAAGGCAAGCTCTCGGCCGAGGCCAAAAAACTTTTTGAGCAAGTGGAGCATTGGGGCCTCTCGCAGCAGGATTTTGAAAAATACCTCAAGCAGAAAACTCAAGAGGAATTTCAAACCTGCATCGACCTGACCCTGCAAAACGAAAAAGTCAAAAATCGGGTGGCCTACTTAGTGAGTTTACTTAAAAAAGAAAATTTAAAGGCCGTAAAAAAGTTGGATAGTTCTGGCAAGCCGAAGGTGCTCAAAAATTCCTTCCACGAGGAATTCAAAAAGTTGGAGAAGGAGCACCAGCAGCAGGTGAGCCAATGCCGAGCGCATTACCACCGGCTGGCCCAGGCCGAGATTCAGCGCCAGCTCCAAGATGGCCCAAGCATCGAGCGCTTCATCAGCCAGTTTAGAGCCCAGAACTCCTGGATGCCGCTCAACCTGCAGGCCTTCCGCCAAGAGTTTGCCGAGAGCCGAATGTTTCAGGGCCGGGTCTACAACCTCTTCCGGCTGGTGCTGCCCAAATTGCCCGAACTGGAGCAGAAACGAGAATTGAAAATCAAAACGATGGAAAAAGAATTCTGGGCTTTGGTTCGCAAGCTGAGGAACGCCTAGGAGGCCCTCAGCGGCCCGTCTAAGCGCTTTAAATCCCTTTAGGGTGTATTGGGTCCAGACGATTGGCGATAGGCCCTTAGAAGCGAACTGAGGGCCTTTTGCGCAAAAGGGCGTCTTGGCCTTGGGGGAATTTGGGGCTGCAGCTGGATGTGGAAAAAATGGCCCAGTTTGTTCTTGAACTTTGAATTTGGGACCCAGCTTGCCGTTTAAGCCCCCTAGCAACCCGCCTAAGCGCTTTAAATCCCTTTGGAGTGTATTGGGTCCAGACGGTTGGCGATAGGTCCTTAGAAGCGAATTGAGGGCCTTTTGCGCAAAAGTGCAGCTTGGCCCTAGGGAAATTTTGGAGCTGGAGCTGGATGTGGGAAAAATGGCCCAGTTTGTTCTTGAACTTTGAATTTGGGACCCAGCTTGCCGTTTAAGCCCCCTAGCAACCCGCCTAAGCGCTTTAAATCCCTTTGGAGTGTATTGGGTCCAGACGATTGGCGATAGGCGCTTAGAAGCGAACTGAGGGCCTATCGCCTAAAAAAACCGTTTTTCTGCGGTCAGAGGCGAGCGCAGCGAGCCGGCTTAGGGATGGGCAGCAGTGGCCGAGAGGCCAGACCCAGCCCCAAAAAACGCTGGGCGTTTTTGGGGCGCAGGGCCGAGCGAACAGCGAGCTGCGAGACAGCCCGACCCGCAGGCCCAGAGGGCCGAAGGGGAAGCCCCTAAACAGCGTTATAAAATGACTTGAAACTTTGCTAGTTAAAAATATTTAGCGGATATCCTCTTTAGTTTTACGGCCTAAAGCATTGATTTTCAGTATAAAGATTTCTTTATTTAACGGAATCTTTATTTCTTTAAATCTTTAATTAAAGAATTCGTTATATGTACGAAAATTGTTTATTGGGGCCAGTTTTCGGCCTCTAGTTCTATGCTTTTGAGCAGGCTTAAAAAGTCTTGAAAGCTCTCTATAAACAGGCTCATTTTTGGAGATTTCAGTTGAGTAAAGGCCTCTAAATCTTGGGCCATTTGATAAGCTTCTAGGCAGCCAAACAAATGCAAATTGCTTTTTAGTTGATGTAGGAGTTGGTCAATTTTGGACC
It encodes the following:
- a CDS encoding replication initiation protein, coding for MERKNERQGSSTVREANELIEASYRFSVWEDRIFLLTLSQIQAEDDDFKIYKIYVKDLAREYGLATKSVYENIREAVSSLQRKTISIPFRFDEGPGKLTTSFFTSFGELDQSDFSHILVELHPKLKPYLLQLKERFTQYNISFLVRMQSHYSKRIYKLLKQYHPLSKRRISIQQLKQILQIEPEEYSRYFDFKRRVILKAQEDLAEYTDLKFEFEEERKGRKVQAILFTIATNEKNEIESSPAPKSKSPKKLQAAPSQGKLSAEAKKLFEQVEHWGLSQQDFEKYLKQKTQEEFQTCIDLTLQNEKVKNRVAYLVSLLKKENLKAVKKLDSSGKPKVLKNSFHEEFKKLEKEHQQQVSQCRAHYHRLAQAEIQRQLQDGPSIERFISQFRAQNSWMPLNLQAFRQEFAESRMFQGRVYNLFRLVLPKLPELEQKRELKIKTMEKEFWALVRKLRNA
- a CDS encoding Hpt domain-containing protein, which translates into the protein MTALHIQLGRLKQLVGQEDKQWRPFLIDFAQELQQMQMALKDAQINKNWSKIDQLLHQLKSNLHLFGCLEAYQMAQDLEAFTQLKSPKMSLFIESFQDFLSLLKSIELEAENWPQ